One genomic region from Pyxicephalus adspersus chromosome 1, UCB_Pads_2.0, whole genome shotgun sequence encodes:
- the CLDN14 gene encoding claudin-14, with amino-acid sequence MASMAVQLMGFFTSLIGFIAAIIATVLPHWWRTAHVGTNIITAVAYMKGLWMECVWHSTGIYQCQVHQSQLALPQDLQIARGMMVTSCVFSLLACIISVFGMKCTQCAKGSSAKKMIAVLGGVLFLLAGFTCLIPVAWSTNDVVSDFYNPALPYGMKFEIGQALYVGFISAGLTIMGGIMLLFTSCQKNIDQVPYFHPSQHQQRAPMNRPAPVHKSSHTPSWSSASRYGYQINDFV; translated from the coding sequence ATGGCAAGCATGGCAGTGCAGTTAATGGGCTTCTTCACCAGCCTTATTGGTTTCATAGCAGCCATTATTGCAACAGTGCTTCCACACTGGTGGAGGACTGCTCATGTTGGCACCAACATCATCACAGCTGTGGCATACATGAAGGGCCTTTGGATGGAATGTGTGTGGCACAGTACTGGGATTTACCAATGCCAGGTCCATCAGTCTCAGCTGGCCCTTCCTCAAGATCTTCAGATTGCCCGAGGTATGATGGTCACATCTTGTGTCTTTTCACTATTGGCCTGTATCATCTCTGTCTTTGGCATGAAGTGCACTCAATGTGCCAAAGGGTCATCGGCCAAAAAGATGATAGCAGTACTTGGTGGAGTCCTCTTTCTTCTAGCTGGTTTCACATGCCTGATTCCAGTTGCCTGGTCTACCAACGATGTGGTCAGTGACTTTTACAACCCAGCTCTTCCCTACGGTATGAAGTTTGAGATCGGTCAGGCTCTATACGTTGGCTTTATCTCAGCAGGCTTAACCATCATGGGAGGAATCATGCTACTGTTTACTTCTTGCCAAAAAAACATTGATCAAGTGCCATATTTCCATCCATCGCAACATCAACAGAGGGCACCCATGAACAGACCAGCACCAGTCCACAAGAGCAGCCACACACCATCCTGGTCCTCTGCCTCTCGTTATGGCTATCAAATTAATGACTTTGTGTGA
- the CHAF1B gene encoding chromatin assembly factor 1 subunit B, with amino-acid sequence MKVNTCEISWHNREPVYSVDFQHGTSKVNRMASAGVDTAVRIWKVERSEEGTALVDFLASLVRHTKAVNVVRFSPNGDILASGGDDAVILLWKLSENKEMEITPFTDEDESEMNKENWTVYKHLRGHIEDVYDISWTKDSNFMVSASVDNSAIIWDAVKGQKMSIFNEHKSYVQGVTWDPLGQYIATLSCDRVLRVYRTESKRVACNVSKMTSNNTADGESKSYRMFHDDSMKSFFRRLTFTPDGSLLLTPAGCVEVGDSVVNTTYVFSRNNMKRPLAHLPCPEKATLAVRCSPVFYELRPEVKGENGESPPPGLISQPYRMIFAVASEDAVLFYDTQQHFPFGYISNVHYHTLSDISWSGDGTFLSISSTDGYCSFVTFEEGELGVPLKEKPALILKTPSTMEKKIRKSQGRRISSPILRTGELTPSAKAHEQSSPLTPIHGKLAAAASGSDLPTTPVIITNFLSTPTSEDKKKEQNSKNAQPRRITLNTLEAWSKPSKPVTPSPRRIALVPVKTNSPNTQQIAPASPAPSKMECSSTDNSPVQDPFCRPPESKRLKTEIPPVTIVDEEMPSCSKDCDEMS; translated from the exons ATATGGAAAGTCGAGAGGTCTGAAGAAGGGACAGCACTCGTGGACTTCTTAGCTAGCCTTGTGCGGCACACCAAAGCTGTTAATGTAGTTCGATTCTCTCCAAATGGAGACATTTTGGCCTCCGGTGGGGACG ATGCCGTTATATTGTTATGGAAACTGAGTGAAAACAAGGAAATGGAAATAACCCCTTTCACTGATGAAGATGAATCTGAAATGAACAAAGAGAACTGGACTGTGTACAAACACTTAAG gggtcATATAGAAGATGTCTACGACATCTCCTGGACAAAGGACAGCAACTTCATGGTCTCTGCATCTGTAGACAATTCTGCCATCATTTGGGATGCTGTAAAAG gccagaaaatgtcaatctttAATGAACATAAAAGTTACGTCCAGGGAGTGACCTGGGATCCCTTGGGCCAGTACATAGCTACACTGAGCTGTGACCG TGTTTTGAGGGTGTACAGAACGGAGTCGAAGCGAGTAGCCTGCAACGTCAGCAAAATGACATCAAACAACACCGCAGATGGAGAG AGTAAAAGCTACAGAATGTTTCATGATGACAGCATGAAATCCTTCTTTAGAAGGCTGACATTTACACCTGATGGCTCTCTCCTACTCACTCCAG CTGGCTGTGTTGAGGTTGGGGACTCGGTGGTCAACACAACATATGTCTTCTCCAGGAATAATATgaaaag ACCTTTAGCACACCTGCCTTGTCCAGAAAAAGCCACCCTTGCTGTTCGATGCAGCCCTGTGTTTTATGAGCTGAGGCCAGAAGTGAAAG GTGAGAATGGTGAATCTCCTCCTCCTGGCCTGATTTCTCAGCCTTATCGGATGATTTTTGCAGTGGCTTCTGAAGACGCTGTGCTCTTCTACGACACCCAGCAGCATTTTCCTTTCGGTTATATTTCCAATGTGCATTATCATACACTGAGCGACATATCTTG GTCCGGTGATGGGACCTTCCTTTCCATCTCTTCCACGGATGGATACTGCTCATTTGTCACTTTTGAGGAAGGCGAGCTTGGAGTGCCACTTAAGGAGAAACCAGCTTTAATTCTAAAGACTCCTTCCACAATGGAGAAAAAGATCAGGAAGTCTCAAGGTAGAAGGATTTCCTCTCCCATTCTCCGAACAGGGGAACTAACGCCTTCTGCAAAGGCCCATGAGCAATCCAGTCCATTAACCCCCATCCATGGCAAGCTTGCAGCAGCAGCCTCCGGTAGTGATCTGCCAACAACGCCAGTGATCATAACTAATTTTCTATCAACACCGACATCTGAGGACAAGAAAAAGGAACAGAACAGCAAAAATGCACAGCCCAGGCGGATCACGCTTAACACCCTGGAAGCCTGGAGCAAGCCCAGCAAACCTGTCACACCGAGCCCACG GAGAATTGCCTTAGTACCTGTAAAGACAAATTCACCTAATACACAACAGATAGCTCCAGCGTCCCCAGCACCCAGCAAAATGGAATGCAGTAGCACTG ACAATTCACCAGTTCAGGACCCATTCTGCAGACCTCCAGAATCCAAACGTCTGAAAACAGAGATTCCTCCAGTTACGATTGTAGATGAGGAAATGCCAAGCTGTAGCAAAGATTGCGATGAAATGTCATAA